The proteins below are encoded in one region of Streptosporangiales bacterium:
- a CDS encoding branched-chain amino acid aminotransferase codes for MTTTAHGPIPIELKPTSRPMPSAEREAVLAAPGFGQHFTDHMVVIDWEPDRGWFDGELRPYGPLQTDPATSVLHYAQSIFEGYKAYRQPDGSIATFRPDANGRRMQRSAQRMALPELPVETFVAAGDALVRTDSDWVPREQGKSLYLRPFMYASEVFLGVRPARHVTFCVIASPAASYFSGGVKPVSIWVSEEYSRAAPGGTGGAKCAGNYAASLIAQQEAIENGCEQVVFLDAVERRWVEELGGMNIFFVRADGSLVTPPTSGSILAGITRDSVIELAKAAGRRVEERPVSLDEWRDSVASGAFTEVFACGTAAVLTPIGRLSWRGGEIDCAASGEEGPVTHELRETLVGIQTGTVSDDHGWLHRVS; via the coding sequence ATGACCACCACAGCGCACGGCCCCATACCCATCGAGCTGAAGCCCACCAGCCGGCCGATGCCCTCGGCCGAGCGTGAGGCGGTACTCGCGGCACCCGGGTTCGGGCAGCACTTCACCGATCACATGGTCGTCATCGACTGGGAGCCCGACCGTGGCTGGTTCGACGGCGAGCTCAGGCCGTACGGCCCGTTGCAGACCGACCCGGCGACGTCGGTGCTCCACTACGCCCAGTCGATCTTCGAGGGCTACAAGGCGTACCGGCAGCCCGACGGCTCCATCGCCACCTTCCGGCCCGACGCGAACGGCCGCCGCATGCAGCGGTCGGCGCAGCGCATGGCGCTGCCCGAGCTGCCGGTCGAGACGTTCGTCGCCGCGGGCGACGCACTCGTCCGCACCGACAGCGACTGGGTGCCGCGAGAGCAGGGCAAGAGCCTGTACCTGCGGCCGTTCATGTACGCGTCCGAGGTGTTCCTCGGGGTGCGGCCCGCCAGGCACGTGACGTTCTGCGTCATCGCCTCGCCCGCCGCGTCGTACTTCAGCGGCGGCGTCAAGCCGGTGTCCATCTGGGTGTCGGAGGAGTACAGCCGCGCGGCGCCCGGCGGCACGGGCGGCGCGAAGTGCGCGGGCAACTACGCGGCCAGCCTGATCGCGCAGCAGGAGGCGATCGAGAACGGCTGCGAGCAGGTGGTGTTCCTCGACGCGGTCGAGCGGCGCTGGGTCGAGGAGCTCGGCGGCATGAACATCTTCTTCGTCCGTGCCGACGGCTCCCTCGTGACGCCGCCGACGTCCGGCTCGATCCTCGCGGGCATCACCCGCGACTCGGTGATCGAGCTCGCGAAGGCCGCGGGCCGCCGTGTCGAGGAGCGTCCCGTCTCCCTCGACGAGTGGCGCGACAGCGTGGCGTCCGGCGCGTTCACCGAGGTGTTCGCGTGCGGCACCGCCGCCGTGCTCACCCCGATCGGCCGGCTGTCCTGGCGGGGCGGCGAGATCGACTGCGCCGCGTCGGGCGAGGAGGGTCCCGTCACCCACGAGCTGCGCGAG